In the genome of Amblyraja radiata isolate CabotCenter1 chromosome 6, sAmbRad1.1.pri, whole genome shotgun sequence, the window cttgctttccctctctctccgtccctccccattcCTAGTTCCCCTTGattacaatgatctattctacatttttccttGACCTCCGTCCCCTTTgctttgttttcacaccttacacgtccttatctctgtgtctccctctccccctgactctcagtctgaagaagaagggtctccgcccgaaacgtcacccattccttctctccagagatgctgcctgccccgttgagtcgcTCCAACGGGATCTCGCTGCTATCATCGGGAGGAAGGGACAGAAGCCTgtgaaccgtgacctccaggttcagggacagcttcttctcagcaaccagggaggcatggtggtgcagcagtacagttgctgcctcacagcgccagtgatctgggttcgatcccgactacgggttctatctgtacggagtttgtacgttctccccgtgacctgcttgggtttcctccgagatcttcggattcctcccacgctccaaagacatgcaggtttgtaggttaattggctttggtgtaaatgtataattgtccctagtgtgtgtgtaggatagcattggtgtgcggggattgctggtcggcacggactcggtggatcgaagggcctgtttcctcaataTATCTCCATAACCATCagtctcttgaacactgcacaacactaacctcaatccAACCGCAGAACCAAAATACTGTGGGCTTCGTCCGAagattgcaggaggaggccattcggcccttcgagccagcaccgccattcaatatgatcagcgcctttaccacctcaggcagctgaggaaattcagagtctctctgaggatccttcattccttctactctggggctgtagaaagcatcttgtccggcaacatctcgatctggtttgggaccagctctgcccaggacagggaggctctgcagatagtagtgcgttcggccgaacgcaccatgggaactacactcacccccccctgcaggacctatacaccaggaggggcagatccagagccagcaacattatgggggacccctacccccccagcaacggactgttccagctgctacggtcaggcaaacgcctccgctgtcacgctgtgagaacggagaggatgagacggagtttcttcccacaggccgtcaggactgtaaactctaatctcaccagggactcatttactgttgtgttgtgtcttttaaaaacgttttttttctaaaatgtaaatactggttctgttctgttttgtagtttttgcccaatccgcaggcattgccactttcatttcactgcacatcttgtatgtgtgtgtgacaaataaagttgacttgacttgatcaaggctgatcatctaaaatcagtaccccgttcctgcttattccccatatcctttgattccgttagccctaagagctaaatctctctcgtgaaaacatccagtgaattggcctccactgccttcggtgtcagagaattccacagattcacaactctctgggtgaaaaagtttttcctcgtctcagtcctaaatggccgaccccttattcttaaactgtgtgacccctggttctggactcccccaacatcgggaacatttttcctgcatctagcctgtctaagaattttatatgtttctataagatcccctctcattcttctaaattccggtgaatacaagcccagtcaacccattctttcatcatatgtctgtcccgccatcccgggaattaacctggtgaacctacactgcactccctcaatagcaagaatgttattgttttgTCCCTGGTGATAATGGCTTTAAATACACTCTTTAATCTCGATGATGTTGGTGTGTCCTCTTGTacatcgaatcccgcttggagtgcatactgtcgttgtgtccttgggcaagacacttcacccacctttgcctgtgtgtgaatgtgtgtgagtgattggtggtggtcggaggggccgtaggcgcagaatggcagccacgcttccgtcagtctgccccagggcagctgtggctacagaagtagcttaccaccaccgagtgtgactgaggagtgaataaataatgcgatgtaaagcgccttgagtattagaaaggcgctatataaatcccatccattattattattattacatcagcgagaccaagcatagactcggcaAACATTTCATGATCCaacacttaccgaatagtgaaaggcctggatagagtggatgtggagaggatgtttccactagtgggagagtctaggaccagaggtcacagcctcagaattaaagaacgttcctttaggaaggagtttaGGCGGAATTTtaatccgagggtggtgaatctgtggaattctttgccacagtcggctgtggaggccaagtcagtggatatttttaaggcagagatacatagattcttgattagtgcgggtgtcaggggttatggggagaaggcaggagaatggggttaggagggagagatacattagccatgattgaatggctaggtagacttgatgggcagaatggcctaattcggagaGAATGgcctcatatgctgagagaatggagcagctgggcttgtgcactctggagtttaaaaggatgagaggtgatctcattgaaacatataagattgttaagggcttggacacgcaagaggcaggaaacatgttcccgatgttggaggagtccagaactaagggccacagtttaagaataatgagtaagccatttagaacggagacgaggaaacactttttctcacagagagttgtgagtctgtggaattctctgcctcagagggcagtggaggcaggttatctggatgctttcaagagagagttagatagggctcttaaagatagcggagtcaggggatatggggagaaggcaggaacggggtactgattggggatgatcagccatgatcatattgaatggcggtgctggctcgaagggccaaatggctcgaaactcctgcacctattgtctatttctgctcctatcacctatgaccctatgcctactattttctgtgtgcttaagcaaagcaagaatttcattgtcctatacagggacacatgacaataaactcacttgaacttgaacttgagttcaaggaacatgtagaatggatcatttttaactgaggggaaggtgacaaccagGCAGACCATCAGTAACAGTTAATCGGGAGGAGAgttaaactagtcagagaactaggatgggggggaaatggagagagagggaaggagccacccttctctccagagatgctgcctgtcccgctgagttactccagcattttgtgtctgtctttggtgtaaaccaatgtctgcagttccttcccacacaataaaactgtcctGAGCTTTTGCCAGCAACAACCAGACACAAACactggagcagggagggggggggggggtggagggatggggggagggggaaaggaagggtagggggaggggaggaagggagggggggagggagggagggaggagagtgggagggggaatgACACAGTAGAAGGTTTAAAGAACAAGGTTACTTCAGAAAGTGCTGAACCAGAATAAAAACATTTCCACTTTCAGACTGTGAAGGTCAGGGCATGAATTAACTGATAAACAGAAACATGATTGAACTTAATCTTTCTCAATTATCACAGACTAGAGGGTGcagctttaagatgaaaggggccaagtttaaaggagatgtgcggggcaggttttttttacacagtgcctggaatgcgctgccaggggtggtggtggaggcagtggagatagtggtgtttaaggggaTAGGTgcgtggatatggagggaatggaaggatatggatctcgtgctagcagaggagatcagtttaacttggcatcatgttcggcacggacattgcgggccgaagggcctgttcctgggctgtgCTGTTCCACGTTCCAATCAACCCACtcgtgggcggaaatcctgggggggggatgggggggggggggggcacacgcccccatgctttgagaggtgagggacaatccccccccatgttttgtaatccggactttatcagacgccctctcagggctgaatcggcccgttcgcgaggcctttcagcgcccggcgcggcttaaaatcaaactgctgcatcgaggcgatcgaggcttccaatgttgaagcccccgccggccgatgaaaggccccgcgaacgggccgattcaagccccacggttcggggcggacgaagctgctgttgctggagttcggagtcagtcaccaactaggtcagcttccgatgttaccgtccacaggggcccacggccgaagcctcgcgtgtttgTGCGTATGCGCGCGTGCAgcagccaagaaattgtgtcaccCCCCAATATATTgagagcgatttccgtgcctgctgaCAAAGTACGACAACATGCGGGGAAGAGTCACGTAACTAATGGACGAGGAACAAATCCAAAGGAAAATAGGTGTCGGACTAGGCCATTcgttccttcgagccagcaccaccattcaatgtgatcacggctgatcatccacaatcagtaccccattcctgccttctccccatatcccttgattccgttagccccaagaactaaatctaactctctcttgaaaacatccagtgaattggcttccagtgCCCTCTGTGTCACTTGTACAAAATGCAAAACAATTAgttaggccctgcagcagcctggggctggaGTAGGTCAGGGGccactccaagaggccgagcgtgTGGATCGGACACGTTGGAGGACATCGCCTGGCCAGGCCCAGGTACCGCAGCCACAGTGCCAGCCCAAAGGCTCGTCAGTCCCTtcccaagttcacaagttataggagtagaattaggccattcggcccatcgagtccactccgccattcaatcatggctgatctctgcctcctaatcccattttcctgccttctccccataacccttgacacccgttctagtcaagaatttgtctatctctgtcttcaaaatatccactggcatggcctccacagccctctgtggcaatgagttccacagattcaccaccctctgactaaagaagttcctcctcttctcctttctaaaagagcgccctttaaatctgaggctgtgccctctggtcctagactctcccaccagtggaaacatcctctccacatactatccaggcctttcattattctgtaagtttcaatgaggtcccccctcaacaatagacaataggtgcaggagtaggccattcggcccttcgagccagcaccgccattcaatgtgatcatggctgatcatccccaatcagtaccccgttcctgccttctccccatatcccctgactccgctatctttaagagccctatctagctgtctcttgaaagtaaacagagaacgggcctccaccgccctctgaggcagagaatgtaaccttctaaacttcagcgagtacaggcccagtgcaggcaaacgctcatcataggataacccactgattcctgggatcatttttataaacctcctctggaccctcggtgggccaaagggcctgtttccatgccatatctctaaTCTATCCATCGCTCGGTTTCATTacaactccctctccccacaactcccccagattctaccccaTGGGGGGCAATTGAAGGAGTAATttccagaagccatttaacctacaaaccaacctcccttccatggactccatctacacctcacgctgcctcggcaaggccagcagcataatcgaggaccagtctcacccccggtcactccctcttctcccctctcccatcgggcaagaggtgcagaaatgtgaaaacgcacacctccagattcaggggcagtttcttcccggctgttatcaggcaactgcaccatcctctcatcaactagagagcggtcctgaactactatctacctcattggagaccctcttttatcttgcattaaacgttattccctttatcctgtatctgtacactgtggacggctcgattgtaatcatgtattgtctttcctctgactggatagcacgcaacaaaagcttttcactgtacctcggtacacaggacaataaactaaattgaaactgaaTTGAATTCAGAGGGAGctgattccctttattctgtatctgtacaatgtgggcaggagggagggagggagagagggagataagttggagagggagagagagggaggtggagagggagagagggaggtggagagggagggagggagggagggagggagggagggagggagggagggagggagggagggagggagagggggggagagagggagaggaaaggggagggcgagagagaggaatggagggggagagggtgtgggctaggagagggagagggagagggagggggagaggagcaggCTGAGGCCTAGCAGCAGGGGGCTGGGCCAGGCCAGGCTACTGCAGGAGATGAGGCCCATCTGCAGGGCGTAGTGGCGTGCCACGTcctggttggggttggggttggggccgGCCTTGAACCAGAGGGACATGCAGAGACCACTGCCCCGCGGGTGATCTGTCCAGCGGTACGAGTTGCTCCACACCTTCTCACACAGGTCCCTCGCGGTGGGGAACACATCGCCAAACCGCCGGCACTTGGAGCCCAGTGGGCACTGGTTGATGCCTGGGGAGAGAAACACAGGGGAGATACGTCAGGGGGAGATACagggggagagacacagagagagagagacacagagagagagacacacacacacacacagacgcgtgcagccacacacacacacacacacacacacacagacacacacacacacacactcagacacacagacacacacacacacacaggcacacatacagacacacacacagacacacacacacacagacacatactcacacacacacactcagacacacagacacacacacactcagacacacacagacatacacagacatacacacacagacacagacacacacagacatacacacacagacacacacacagagacatacacacacagacacacacagacacaaacacacacacacacacacatacacacacacacagacacacacacacacacacacacacacactgacacacacacagacacacacacagacacacacacacacacagacatacacacacagacacacacacagacacacacacacactcagacacacacagacacacacacacacacagacacacacacacagacacacacacacacacacacacacacacacacacacacacagtcacacacacacacacacactgacacacacacagacacacacacagacacacacacagacacagacatatacacacagacacacacacagacacacatacacatacacacacacacacacatacacacacacaaccgtcAAAATTCCGAGTAAATATCGCCAATGATCAGTGCTGGATGGTCGACACTAAAGCTACAGTCAGTATGGAACCAGCCTCGACTTCCCCAGTATACGAAGGACGTTCGGCACGTCTCCCACGACTCTCGAGGTATACATAGATATATTTCTCTCCATTATTGTCTATATCTCTTCTTTCCCTCTCGcttgattagtctgaagaagggtctcgacctgaaacgttacccattccttctctccagatatgccgcCTGTCCctttagagttactccagcactttgtgtctgacaatggaagggaggttggtgtgtgtgatggtctgctgtgtgggtccctttcagaatggcaggcagtgactagtggggtaccgcaaggctcggtgctgggaccgcagctatttacaatatacatcaatgatttggacgaagggattcaaagtaacattcgcaaatttgcagatggcacaaagctgggtggcagtgtgaactgtgaggaggaggatgctatgagaatgcagggtgacttggacaggttggaggagtgggcagatgcatggcagatgaagtttaatgcagataaatgtgaggttatccactttggtagcaaaaacaggaaggctgattgctatctaaatggtgtcaagttgggaaaaggggaagtacaacgggatctgggggtccttgtacatcagtcaatgaaagtaagcatgcaggtacagcgggcagtgaagaaagcaaatggcatgttggcctttataacaagaggaatcgaatataagagcaaagaggtccttctgcagttgtacagggccctagtgagaccacacctggagtattatgtgcagttttggtcccctaatttgaggaaggacattcttgctattgagggagtgcagcgtaggtttacaaggttgattcccgggatggcgggactgtcatatgctgagagaatggagcagctgggcttgtacactctggagtttagaagtatgagagggaatcttattgaaacatataagattattaagggtttggacacgctagaggcaggaaacatgttcctgatgttgggggagtccagaaccaggggccacagtttaagaataaggggcaagccatttagaacggagaagaggaaatactttttcacacagagagtggtgagtctgtggaattctctgcctcagagggcggtggaggcaggttctctggatgctttcaagagagagctagatagggctcttaaaaatagcggagtcagggggtatggggagaaggcaggaacggggtactgattggggatgatcagccatgatcacattgaatggcggtgctggctcgaagggccgaatggcctactcctgcacctattgtctattgtctattgtgtgtgcTAGTCTGgtgtgtgcgatggtctgggctgcgtccacaacgctCTGTCCGTGGCATCAGCATCAATACGCAGACACTCACTCACCTGTGGACCAGTCCCAGCCGTAGTGCCAGTCCTCTTTGCAGGTGTAGTCTTGTTGACAATCCCGCCACCACTCATCACAGTCCGTCTTGCAGATTGGCACGTGCAGGATACGCTCGTCCCGCCACGACTGACTCACCTGGTGCAGGTAAACAGAGTGGCACACGGTCACCACGGGAACGCCACACATCacacggggagggaggggggagggggggagaggggaagagagggaggggagagaggggggagaggggggggaagagagggggatgagggaggggaagagagggggggagggggggagaggggggaagagagggggggagagggggggagggggtatgaggggggagagggaggggaagagagggggagaggggagagagggaggggaagagagggggggaagagagggggggaagagaggggggagagggggggagaggggaggagaggggggagaggggggagagggggtatgaggggggagagggaggagggtgggaatggggagggggggagagggggaagggggggacgg includes:
- the LOC116974045 gene encoding folate receptor alpha-like → MTKNCKRHFIQDTCFYECSPNLGPWIQQVSQSWRDERILHVPICKTDCDEWWRDCQQDYTCKEDWHYGWDWSTGINQCPLGSKCRRFGDVFPTARDLCEKVWSNSYRWTDHPRGSGLCMSLWFKAGPNPNPNQDVARHYALQMGLISCSSLAWPSPLLLGLSLLLSPSLSLSLS